A stretch of DNA from Thiothrix subterranea:
ACGCAATGAAACCGATCATTGAGGTTGCGGTAAATTCCGCATCCATCAGCCAGTGACCCGGCACAATCCCGATCAACGTCAAGGGAATCGGTGCCATAATAATCGCAGGCAAGGTAAAGTTACCAAATTGCGCCACAATTAGCATGTAAATCAACACCAGTGCTGCTGCAAATGCAATACCCATATCCCGGAACGTTTCCCACGTTACCGTCCATTCACCACCCCATTCAAACGCCGACTTGCTTTCAACGCCTTGGGGCGATTTTAACCAGTATGCCTCATCCAGCAACAACGTGCCATCGGGTGAACGATAACCTTCGCCATTATTAAATTCCGCCAGCAGTGTTTCCACCTGTCCTTGACCGTATACCGGTGCCGCTAAACGCCCCACGGTTTCAGCGGTCACGTATTCGACGGCACGTAAATCTTTGCGGTAAATCGGCTTGTCTTGTTTATCGAACACAAACGTACCCAATTCATGCAACGGCACAAACTGCCCAATATGATTCGTCACCGGCAACTGGGACAAACGGTAAATCTGTGAACGCGCACTCAACGGCACCTGCATCACAATGCGGGTTGGGTCAATCAAGGCATTTTTCTTAATATCACCCAAAATAAAGCCGCCCATCGCCATTTCCAGCGTGCGATTGACCGTTTCAGCGGTAATGCCATTGCGTTGGGCTTTGTCGGAATCCACGATGAAACGCAGGATTTCATGATCCTCTTCCATCAAGTTATCCACGTCATCCAAATTTTCCGCCTGCTCAAACAGCTTGGTCAAATCAGCCGCGACTTGACGGCGGGTATTGGCATCCGGGCCGTAAATCTCCGCCACAACAGATTGCAATACCGGCGGGCCAGGCGGCATTTCCACCACTTGCAATTTACCACCTGTCGCTTTTAGCAACGGTTGTAACAAGGCACGGGCTTCCACCGCAATCTCGTGACTGGTGCGTTTACGGTCGTGCTTATCGGTCAATTGCACTTGAATATCGGCCTGCCAAGATTGCTGACGCAAGTAGTAGTGGCGCACTAGGCCGTTAAAGTTAAACGGTGAGGCCGTACCGGTATACGTTTGCAGGGCAGTGACTTCGGGAATTTCTTTCAATTTAGTAGCCATGGTATGCACTAAATTTGCCGTCACGGGTAATGCAGTACCTTCCGGCATGTTTAAGACCACGTTGAACTCTGGCTTATTATCCAGTGGCAACATTTTTACCCGCACCGCTTGCATCGGGTAGAACAACAACATGAAGGCGAAAAACACCATAATAATAGCCAGCAAGAAGGCGTAACCTTTCTTTTTATTGGTCACCAACGGCACAATCAGCCCACGAAACAACTTTTCCATACGCGCTGCTTGTTTGTGTTCCTTCTCTGCCGCTTCCCGCAAACTCTTCAAGGAAGGTTTAAAGCGATTGGTCAACCAAGGCGTAAACGCAAAGGCCGCAAACAGGGAGATCACCATCGCTACCGAACCCAAGACCGGGATAGGCAACATATAAGGTCCCATCATGCCGCTCACAAAGCCCATCGGTAACAAGGCCGCAATTACCGTACCGGTTGCTAAAATCGTTGGGTTGCCCACTTCGCGTACCGCATCGACTGCTGTTTCAACATCGGTATCTTCGATCATCAACCAGCGGCGGTAAATATTTTCCACCACCACAATCGCGTCATCCACCAGAATTCCGATGGAGAAAATCAACGCAAATAAGCTCACCCGGTCAATGGTCATGCCCATGAGCCATGCGGAGAATACGGTGGTGGTAATAACCGCAGGAATAACGATCAATACCACGCCTGCGGCACGGAAACCCAAGAAGAACCACACCAAAACCGTCACAATGCCCGTCGCGACGAAGAGTTTGAAAATCAGCTCATTAACTTTCGCCTTGGCAGTTTCACCGTAGTTTCGGGTTACTTCAACATTCACATTGTCAGGAATAATGCGGCCTTTTAACGCTTCCAACTTGGCTAATACTGCCTCAGCGACATTCACCCCATTCGTGCCGTGTTTCTTTGCAATCGCCACGGTTACAGCGGGTGCGTTATCCGCCTTTTCTACGCCCTCGACCAAAGCCGTGCCGGTGTAATACCCGACAGAACGCCCGGCATCACTCGGCTCTTCGGTGACAGTCGCCACATCACGCACGTATACCGGTCGACCCTCAATCATCGCCACCATCAAACGCTTGACGTCTTCGGCAGAACTCAAGAAGGCGCCGCTGTAAACTTTAAAGACACGCTCATCGGGTTCAACTGACCCGGTATTGCGTTCGGAATTTGCCATGCGGATAGCATTCGCCACCTGTTCCAATGACACCCCGAAGGTTGCCAGACGCTCCGGCAGAATTTCCACTTTAAGCTCTTCATGGCGACCATCCACAATGAAGCTTTGGCTGGTATTTTCAACTTCACGCAAACTTTGCAGCACATCCAAAGCCACCAAGCGCAAATTGGCGTCATCAACTTGGTTCGACCACAAAGTCAACGTCACTAATGGCACATCATCCGCACCTTTTGGCTTCACTAGCGGCTCTGGCACTCCTAATGGCATACGGTCTTTATTAGAAGCCAATTTGTCATACAGTTTGACCAGTGACGATTCCAGTTCCTCACCCACAATGAACTGCACTGTCACCATCGACTGCTCACGCGCCGAATAGGAATAGACATGATCGACACCTGTCATTTCCGACATAATGCTTTCTAAGGGGCGGGAGATGAGGTTTTCGACTTCCTGCGCTGATGCACCGGGGTAACGCACGAAAATATCCACCATCGGCACCGAAATCTGCGGATCTTCTTGACGCGGCGTTACCCACATCCCCAACACACCCACGGCAAAGAAGGCCAACAGCAACAGTAACGAGAGCGGCGAGGTAATAAAGGCTTTAGCCATCGCCCCCGCCATACCCAAATTGTGGTGTGGGTGCTGAGGTGCTGCTGCATTGTGCGGAGAATCATTCATAATTAGTTACATTCCTAGCGGGGAAATCATATTCATCTTTATTCTACCGGTGGCATCCAACCGGAGGAGGCCGTAGCCGGTGGTTTATCCACCACCCGCTCGTCTGCACTTAAACCGGAAACCACTTCTACCTTACCATCTTCTTGTTCAGCACCCAGTCTTACCAAGCGCAATTCAGAGGTATTATCATTTTTCACAACCAATACGCTTGGCAGGCTACGCCCCCGGAGCAAGGCTGTTTTGGGAATAACCACAATTTTAGCGTCACCCGTTTGCGTTTCCGGCAAGTATACCTCAGCATACATACCCGGCGCTGCTACTGCATCAACAGGCAAATCAAATTTTACCGTCACCGTATGGCGGCTGGGGTCGGCAACCGGATAAATTTGCGAGAGCTTGACCATAAGCGTGGTCTTACTGTCCAATTTAGCAGGAATAATCATCCCCACCCGCAAATTACCCACCAAGCCAGAAGGCACATCCGCCTGCAAACGCTTGTATTTAACATACCCAAACTTAATTAAGGGCTGCCCCGGCTGCACCGTATCGCCAACTTCGACCAGCTTTTCCAGCACAATTCCTTCAAACGGTGCAACGGACTTGGCATCACCCAAGGCCGCGTCAATCTCTTGCAACTGCGACATCGCTTGCTGCAAATTGCTTTGCGCCTGCGAAACGCCAGTGGCACTGCTCATTAAATCCGAATAACGTCCCATATCCGAATCATAATTACCCATCATGGAATCGGCAAACGGGCGCACCATCGTCATATCAAACATGGCAGGCAAACCAAAACCCGGCATCGCACCAATATCTTTGCTGCGCGGTGAGATTAGCTCACGGGTATACTGCGCCTGAGAATTTTGTACCGTTGCCTGAGCAATCGCAATTTGCGCCAACACCGCATTGCGCTTTGCGGTTAACTGCGACTCATCTATGCGCACAATCACGTCGCCTTGATTAAAGCCAGAGCCTGCCTCACCCGCCACAAATTTAACCGCTCCTGGCACTTGAGCGGACAAAGTGACCTCGCGATAAGGGATAACTGTACTCCCCAAGACCGAGCTAGACAACGACGTCACCGCTTCCACGCGCACAATTTCGGCAGCTCGCGCAACCGCCAGCATTTCACCGACAATGCTAAGCATCAACAAGAGCAACCTCAGTGTATTTGTTGTTATCCTCATTAGCGGTCTTATTCCTCAAAGCGGTACGATCTCGAAGGCGCAAAGAGGAAACAACCGACTACATTACCTGTACTCGCCCCCTCTCCAGACCCTCTGAATAATCTAGGCGGAACTATAGCGTCTAACGCCATTGAATTCCAGTAACCCACGAATGAATATTAGTATATTCTTATAAATACACAGTAAAGACCCGCCGCAGCACCCCGAAGCGCTTGTGCTGCACTGAAAACTCTACCGCCGTTAACAGCGAACGCTCTGCTGGCAAGCTTTCCTTAAACTCGCCGCCTTTTCCTGCCTGAAACCGCAAGCGTGGCTCACCTTCTATTTCTGCCAGCAATGTCAGCGACACGGGTTCTGCTTGCTCGACGTGATCCACTAAGTTCCACGTTTGCCGCAATAACTTACCTTCCTCCATCACGTAACGCACCCGTTGCAAGCCACTGCGCATTTGCCCCGACGCCCGCAACTGCCAAGCCACATCCGGGTGTCCACCGCGTGTAAACTCCAGCAATACCCCCATATCTTCCGGCTGAACAATGCTATTGCTAGGCTTCGGTGCACCGATTGGCTGAAAACTCTCCTGCTGAGGCCGCAACAACGCCAATTGGCGCATATCCCGCTCAATAAACACCATGGCCCGCTGCAACTGCTGCAACTCGGCTTGTGGCTGCTCCACCTGCCGCCCCACATCCAGCAACATATTCACCGACTGATACGCCAAGGAAATCATCAGGGAAAAAATCGCCAAGGAAATCATCAACTCCACCAACGTAAACCCACGGTTGCGCGACCTCATTGCCCCACCCTCCGCACGTTAGGCTGAGGATTTGCCACATAAGCCAACTCCACCGCTAGAATTTGTTGCGGCAGCCCTTCGCGGAACACGCTCACTTTTACCTTGCGCAAATCAGGATCAGGCGTTGCTAAAATTTCCTGCTGCCATTGCCACTTATCCAGCCCCATGTCAGCTTTGCCCTCAGACTTGCCCGTTGCCGGAAAGCCTTTGCTCGTTTGCACCACTGCAAGCTGATTAAACGCCACCCAACGCGCCAAGGTCGTGTCTTTCATGCGCTGGTAACTGGCAAAATCACCGCTACTGGTTTCCACGCTGACCGAAATGACCAACCCTAGCAACAGCAACGCAAACATAATTTCGATCAGATTAAAACCTTGCTGCCGCATCTCAGTTGGCCTCCGCCGCGCGTGCAACTTCGCGCCCGACATTATCGAACATCACGATTTGCTCACGTTGAGTGTTATCGCGCAAATGCCATTCAAACGGCATCATCTCCCCCGTGGGCAAAATGAAAACCTGCGGGCGAATGTTATCATTATCCGGCAAGCTAACCGCCTGCCCTTGTAAATACAGCACCTGCTCATAACCGCCGTTCCACGCATGGGCTTTCAGCAAGCCATCTTTATCCAACGCCTCCCACTGAAGCTGATCATTTTGCGCAAAAAAAGCGTAACCCGTTTCCCCAAAGCCCAACGCCAAGGCTTGAGAGCGCACAATGCTTTCATCCTGCGCCATTAGTACGCGCTCACGTAAGCGAGTCACCTCTTCGTTCAATGGGTCAGACATCGACAAATTCAACATTGACCCCGCCAAGGCATACAAAATACCTATGACCATGATCACAATCATCATTTCCAGCAAGGAAAATCCCTGCTGGTGAGCGCACGAGTGCTTATAACTGCCAGCTACCCACATCGTCTTCATTGCCTTCGCGTTTGTCCGGCCCAATGCTGTAAACCTCCATTTCATCACCGTGCGTACCCGGATTCAGGTAGCGGTAATCATTGCCCCACGGGTCTTTCGGCAACTCTTTCATGTATTGCCGCCAGCGCGGTGCATTCCCCGGATTATTCACCAAGGCATTCAATGATCCAGAAGCCGGGAAAGTGCCATTATCTGCCCGATACATTTCCAGCTTAATCTTCAAGTCACCAACTTCTTTTTTGGCTTTCAGGTTTTGCGCATCCCCCATCACATTCAGATTGCTGAACACCAAACCCAACAAAATGCCGATGATCACAATCACGATCATTAATTCGGTTAAGGAAAAACCCGCCTGACTTGGCTTACGTTGCCCGGTCTTCTTCATACTCATGCCCACTCATCCTCATAAACAAGATTTGATTCTCACGATTCTGGCATACTGTTTACCATGTTGCACACGTCAGACGCCACCGCCATGCTCCGCAAATGCACCCATACGGGCATTATCGCCATCATTTTCACGGTGTTGCTGCCATTATTACAATTTTTTCATGACAGTTTATTGTATTACCGTCACGCCATCTTTGCCGGAGAATATTGGCGTTTCTGGTCAGGCAGTCTGGTTCACACCAATCACTGGCATTTACTGTTGAATTTAGCGGGCTTGTGGCTGCTAACGTTTATTGCGCCCCTGCCGTTCCGCACCCACACGCAACTGCTGCAAATCGGCTGGCTGGCACTCTGTGTCGGCGCTGGTTTGTGGTGGTTTAGCCCCGCTGTCATTTGGTACGCAGGCTTTTCGGGAATTCTGTACGGCTTGTTTATGCTCGGTGGTTTACACCGTTTGCAACAGCGTGATTGGCTAACCGCCGCGCTCATTCTAGTAGGCATTTGCGGCAAAACGGGGTGGGATTGGTGGCTAGGCGGTGAATCAGCCTCCGCCAATTTAATCGAAGCGCCCGTGATTTATGCCGCGCATATTTACGGCATGACAGGCGCACTGCTCCTGAGCATTTTCACGCACTGGCAAGGCATTACCAAGCCGTGAAATACCTCGCACAACCTTGGCAAACACTGTGCCATCACCTCAACCCCAGTTGTGCTTTTTGCGGGGAAACCCGTATTCCCGGCTACCCGCTCTGCCAACATTGCCATGCTGAATTGCCCTGGTTATCCGTCGAAGATCAGCGCCCATTACCCGGCTGCACCGCCAGTGTGAGCGCATTTGCTTACCAAGCGCCGATCAGCAGTTTATTACTGGGCATTAAATTTGGTAGAAATTTACGCGAACTTGCCACCCTTGGTGAATTAACCGCAACCGGCATTCTGCCACAATTAACGCAAGTGCCGGATGCCATCCTGCCGGTGCCGCTGCATACCGCCCGCTTGCAC
This window harbors:
- a CDS encoding efflux RND transporter permease subunit, which encodes MNDSPHNAAAPQHPHHNLGMAGAMAKAFITSPLSLLLLLAFFAVGVLGMWVTPRQEDPQISVPMVDIFVRYPGASAQEVENLISRPLESIMSEMTGVDHVYSYSAREQSMVTVQFIVGEELESSLVKLYDKLASNKDRMPLGVPEPLVKPKGADDVPLVTLTLWSNQVDDANLRLVALDVLQSLREVENTSQSFIVDGRHEELKVEILPERLATFGVSLEQVANAIRMANSERNTGSVEPDERVFKVYSGAFLSSAEDVKRLMVAMIEGRPVYVRDVATVTEEPSDAGRSVGYYTGTALVEGVEKADNAPAVTVAIAKKHGTNGVNVAEAVLAKLEALKGRIIPDNVNVEVTRNYGETAKAKVNELIFKLFVATGIVTVLVWFFLGFRAAGVVLIVIPAVITTTVFSAWLMGMTIDRVSLFALIFSIGILVDDAIVVVENIYRRWLMIEDTDVETAVDAVREVGNPTILATGTVIAALLPMGFVSGMMGPYMLPIPVLGSVAMVISLFAAFAFTPWLTNRFKPSLKSLREAAEKEHKQAARMEKLFRGLIVPLVTNKKKGYAFLLAIIMVFFAFMLLFYPMQAVRVKMLPLDNKPEFNVVLNMPEGTALPVTANLVHTMATKLKEIPEVTALQTYTGTASPFNFNGLVRHYYLRQQSWQADIQVQLTDKHDRKRTSHEIAVEARALLQPLLKATGGKLQVVEMPPGPPVLQSVVAEIYGPDANTRRQVAADLTKLFEQAENLDDVDNLMEEDHEILRFIVDSDKAQRNGITAETVNRTLEMAMGGFILGDIKKNALIDPTRIVMQVPLSARSQIYRLSQLPVTNHIGQFVPLHELGTFVFDKQDKPIYRKDLRAVEYVTAETVGRLAAPVYGQGQVETLLAEFNNGEGYRSPDGTLLLDEAYWLKSPQGVESKSAFEWGGEWTVTWETFRDMGIAFAAALVLIYMLIVAQFGNFTLPAIIMAPIPLTLIGIVPGHWLMDAEFTATSMIGFIALAGIIVRNSILLVDFARETVLSGETVLESVIRSCEARTRPIIITALALFGGSMVILSDPIFQGMAVSLIFGGAVATLLTLLIIPLGCISAGDSLSGLPPSGGNGGGSHSGHAPAGNTQVVKSGKSVGTVAKNTLGSIGMYLLSLLGHLIMGIIGIFGTLRKLLQKPKPSQVAKPQAVRQAPKQQTVTETPSVVAAPETVITEPELVSTALPQDEMPLGSAEPQERKKSSARRGIKLKTDI
- a CDS encoding efflux RND transporter periplasmic adaptor subunit; the encoded protein is MLSIVGEMLAVARAAEIVRVEAVTSLSSSVLGSTVIPYREVTLSAQVPGAVKFVAGEAGSGFNQGDVIVRIDESQLTAKRNAVLAQIAIAQATVQNSQAQYTRELISPRSKDIGAMPGFGLPAMFDMTMVRPFADSMMGNYDSDMGRYSDLMSSATGVSQAQSNLQQAMSQLQEIDAALGDAKSVAPFEGIVLEKLVEVGDTVQPGQPLIKFGYVKYKRLQADVPSGLVGNLRVGMIIPAKLDSKTTLMVKLSQIYPVADPSRHTVTVKFDLPVDAVAAPGMYAEVYLPETQTGDAKIVVIPKTALLRGRSLPSVLVVKNDNTSELRLVRLGAEQEDGKVEVVSGLSADERVVDKPPATASSGWMPPVE
- the gspJ gene encoding type II secretion system minor pseudopilin GspJ, which translates into the protein MRSRNRGFTLVELMISLAIFSLMISLAYQSVNMLLDVGRQVEQPQAELQQLQRAMVFIERDMRQLALLRPQQESFQPIGAPKPSNSIVQPEDMGVLLEFTRGGHPDVAWQLRASGQMRSGLQRVRYVMEEGKLLRQTWNLVDHVEQAEPVSLTLLAEIEGEPRLRFQAGKGGEFKESLPAERSLLTAVEFSVQHKRFGVLRRVFTVYL
- the gspI gene encoding type II secretion system minor pseudopilin GspI, giving the protein MRQQGFNLIEIMFALLLLGLVISVSVETSSGDFASYQRMKDTTLARWVAFNQLAVVQTSKGFPATGKSEGKADMGLDKWQWQQEILATPDPDLRKVKVSVFREGLPQQILAVELAYVANPQPNVRRVGQ
- a CDS encoding GspH/FimT family pseudopilin — translated: MKTMWVAGSYKHSCAHQQGFSLLEMMIVIMVIGILYALAGSMLNLSMSDPLNEEVTRLRERVLMAQDESIVRSQALALGFGETGYAFFAQNDQLQWEALDKDGLLKAHAWNGGYEQVLYLQGQAVSLPDNDNIRPQVFILPTGEMMPFEWHLRDNTQREQIVMFDNVGREVARAAEAN
- the gspG gene encoding type II secretion system major pseudopilin GspG, which translates into the protein MSMKKTGQRKPSQAGFSLTELMIVIVIIGILLGLVFSNLNVMGDAQNLKAKKEVGDLKIKLEMYRADNGTFPASGSLNALVNNPGNAPRWRQYMKELPKDPWGNDYRYLNPGTHGDEMEVYSIGPDKREGNEDDVGSWQL
- the rrtA gene encoding rhombosortase codes for the protein MLHTSDATAMLRKCTHTGIIAIIFTVLLPLLQFFHDSLLYYRHAIFAGEYWRFWSGSLVHTNHWHLLLNLAGLWLLTFIAPLPFRTHTQLLQIGWLALCVGAGLWWFSPAVIWYAGFSGILYGLFMLGGLHRLQQRDWLTAALILVGICGKTGWDWWLGGESASANLIEAPVIYAAHIYGMTGALLLSIFTHWQGITKP
- a CDS encoding ComF family protein — protein: MKYLAQPWQTLCHHLNPSCAFCGETRIPGYPLCQHCHAELPWLSVEDQRPLPGCTASVSAFAYQAPISSLLLGIKFGRNLRELATLGELTATGILPQLTQVPDAILPVPLHTARLHKRGFNQALELARPLAKQLGIPLLTRPIQRRKSTLPQTELDASQRQHNVHQAFQLHTSLPYRHIAIFDDVITTGATARELAAVLRAQGVAHVDIWSCARAILRQKHELDPQIDYH